The window TCTGCTCTTGATGTCTCGGTCCAGGCCCAGGTCCTCAACCTGCTGAAAAAGGTGCAGGCTGAGCAAGGAATAAGTTACCTCCTCATCTCCCATGATGAGGCTGTGATCCGTTTTATGTCCGATAGCTGCGGGGAGCTTGAAAACGGGCAGATGGACTTGATTGAAGTGTGATACGGGGGCAGGTCCCGGAACAGGCAGATTATAAGGAAAACTGAATAAAAACCGAATAAAAACTGAATAAAAAAACGAAATAAGAAAAATTAAAGGCCTATTTGAATTTGCATCCCGATGTAAGCTTACAAAGAGAAAGGGAGAAAAACTGACAAAACAAATTGGCAAACCGAAAGGAGATTTGAGTTGGAAATAAGAGCCTGGGTGACCACTGAAGAGAAATATCAAAAAGAAGATCGGAAGACTACATAGAATAACGGTGTTAACCGAATATTTATATATATACAAAGAATATAAAAATCAACAAAACAATTTAAGTTGACATAAGAATCTTTTGCCAATGGAAATCTCCACAATTTCCACGGAAAAATGGATTATCCAGATAATCCATTTCCTTTTTTATTTTTTCAAATTTTTCATTGCCTGGACGTTTTTTGACAGGAAAAGTGGAAAAACTTAAAATAGCTCCAGAATGGCTTCCGGGCTTTCGAGTACAGTGATTCCCTGCAACTCTTTTACAATCTCAACGTTGCGCATGTCCACATCTCTGACCAGAACTTCAACAGGCCCACCCTTGATGGCATTATAAGGACACAATTCCTTGCAGATCCCGCAGCCTTTGCATTTAAGGAGGTCTATCTGGTCTGTGACACCGTTTTTCTCAGTTATTGCTTCGTGGGGGCAGTTATCCCTCGGGGAGCAGTCCTCGCAGTGCTGGCACTGTTTCCTGTCAATGTTGTAGGGCATTTCCGACATGATCGAGCCTTCAATGTCCACGGGCACGATATAGACCGGGACCCTTCCCTTAACAGCCTGGGCAACGGCATTGGTTACAAGGGAATCGGCAATCCCATAGGCGATTTTCGAGACTGTATTTGAGGTTGCAGGCGTAACGAAGAGGGCATCGTACCTATCCAGGAGAAAGCGCCCGACTTTGGGAGAACTTGAACCCTGCTCGCTTTCCCGGAAGATCTCTTCAAGGTAGTCTCCTCCCGAGATTTTCACAAGCTTCTGCTCAAGCCCGTACATCCGGAGCACCTCTTCAGCTGCCCTGGAAATATACGTGTTTACGGAAAGCTCACGGTCTCTGAGTTTGAGTTCCTTAAAGACCTGGTAGCTGCGGTCCAGAAAATGTCCGGCTCCGGTAATTCCCCATGCGATTCTCTGAAAATTCATGAACAGAAGTCATGACATAGAAGATAATATAATTTTCTAAAAAAAGTAACTTCGAACAGGAAACTGAAACCAGAAAGAATCAGAAAAGGACATGGAATTGGAATGAATCAGAAAAGAATCTGGAGTTAGAAAGAATAAGAAAAGAATCTGAAGTTAGAAAGAAACTCAAATCCCCAGAACTTCATAAAGCAGTTTCATAGCTTTCTTTTCACCATCTCCCCCGCATTTGAAAGCAAGGGCTTCATAGTGTCGGATCCATTCAAGGTATTTTTCATTCCCCGAAAGCTGATAGCGTGTTGCATGGACTGTAGCTTCAAGCACGGCATTGAATCCTCTGTTGGGTACGGGAAAGTCTTTCAGGTTATCTTCATTAAAGCCCGCATCCACTGGAACAAGATCGGCAACAAGAGCCTGATCCGTATTTTTAACATTAACGCATTCGAAAACGATCCAGGCAGCGGCTTCTTTGAGAACCGGGAACTTAAGCCCGCCAGCCGTTACATATTCAAACTCGGAGGGTTCAAGGTCGAAAAAGGTGGAACGCACAAAAAGGAGAGGGTCATAAACCACATTTGAAGCAAGATGCTTTTCTTTAAAGACATTTGCCCAGGTATGGCTGCCTTTGAAAAGCCGGACAAAAGGCTTTCCACCCTTTGTAATGATGCCTATCGGAGCAGCGTTCGGGCTTTCAAAGCCTGTGCTTACTATTACTTCAGAGATTCCCTCCCGGATCCCTAACGAAGAGAGGGAGATTTCCGGAGATAATTTTTCAGATCCCCTGCAATCAGAAGAGAGCCCCGTCAAAAGCGCAAGCCTCCGAGAAGAGAAATAAAAAGCCCTGCAATAATGATATCTGCTGTAGAACCCGGATTGATCCTTTTCTCCAGAAGCTCGGAGTCAAACTCCTGTATTGCAGGAAGGATGGATGTAAATTCCCTGGTTGTTTTCCCTGAAGTTTCCC is drawn from Methanosarcina lacustris Z-7289 and contains these coding sequences:
- a CDS encoding dihydromethanopterin reductase (acceptor), producing the protein MNFQRIAWGITGAGHFLDRSYQVFKELKLRDRELSVNTYISRAAEEVLRMYGLEQKLVKISGGDYLEEIFRESEQGSSSPKVGRFLLDRYDALFVTPATSNTVSKIAYGIADSLVTNAVAQAVKGRVPVYIVPVDIEGSIMSEMPYNIDRKQCQHCEDCSPRDNCPHEAITEKNGVTDQIDLLKCKGCGICKELCPYNAIKGGPVEVLVRDVDMRNVEIVKELQGITVLESPEAILELF
- a CDS encoding DUF447 domain-containing protein; translated protein: MTGLSSDCRGSEKLSPEISLSSLGIREGISEVIVSTGFESPNAAPIGIITKGGKPFVRLFKGSHTWANVFKEKHLASNVVYDPLLFVRSTFFDLEPSEFEYVTAGGLKFPVLKEAAAWIVFECVNVKNTDQALVADLVPVDAGFNEDNLKDFPVPNRGFNAVLEATVHATRYQLSGNEKYLEWIRHYEALAFKCGGDGEKKAMKLLYEVLGI